ACGGAGGCAGGCCCTTGCCCGGATGCTGATTCAGCCAGACCCCGTATTTCCCGTTATATTCGAAGACCATACCGTCATGCTGGACGCCGCCCGAGGGAAACAGCAGGCGGGTGCCGAGGAGGCCGTAGTCCGAGTGGTCGTCAAGGCGCCGGCTCAGGTCCTCGAGCCAGCCGGAACGCGTTGGAATGACGTCCGAATTCAGGAAAAGCACCTGCCGTCCCTGCGCCTGCGAGAGGCCCAGATTGCTCGCGCCGGAGAAGCCGCGATTGCGTCCACCCCATACCAGGGTAAGGGGAACGCCGTAGAGCTGCCACCAGGTGTCCAGATTAGCGAAGACGGGCGCGCGGATGGTCGGGTCATCGACCACGTAGATCACCTCGCAACGCTTGCGAATAAAGGGATCTTCGGCGAATTCCAGCAACTGGTGGTCGACGAAATCGTAGCGCCCGTAGAGTGGCACCACGATCGACACCTCGGGCTGAGCAGGCACGATTCCAGCACGTTCCACCCAGGTATTCTTGGGGTGTTCGATGCGGTTTATGAGGGTTTTCAGCACCGCTCCGTCATGCCGGCTGAAACGTGCCGCCATCCGTTCGGGCGGGACCGGAAAGGAGAACGCCCAGCGGGCATACCCGACCGCGTCACGCGGGGCGGGCTCGACGTCCCGCTCGTGGGCGAGGACGAGGGTGTCGCCGTGGCGGGCGATGAGGCGGGCGCGGCAGCCGAAGCCGGCGGGCAGGGCCTGGAGGAAGCCGGCGTCGGCGCAGGCGGCGCCGTAGTCCGCGGCGAAGGCGTTGAAGATGTCCGGGCGGTTCCAGCGCTCGGGCGCCTCCAGCGGCTGGCACAGGCCGTTCTCGTCGATCAGGAAGAAGGGGCCCTCTCCCAGCGTCCAGCCGACGCAGAGACCGCCGGCGCCGGGCACCGACTTCAGGATCTCCATGTGACCCTGAGGGGCGCCGGGCTCGGTGGAGGGGATGGCGGATCGGACGACGGCGGCAAGGTGCTTCGGCAGGTCGTAGACGACGTCCACCAGCGGCGCCCGGGCCACGGCGTATTCGGCAACGATGCGGCCGAGGTCGCGCTCGCAGCCATCGGCCGGGAAGGCGGTGATCTCACCGCAGCGGTTGTGCTTGCCGGCGCTGGCGACGACGCGGGCGGAGTGGCCGGCCGGCAGGCGATAGGCGAGGAGCAGGCCGTCCACCCGCGCCGGAAATCCGTAGGCGGCGGAGACGTCGGGGCGGGCAACCTGCACGCGCAGCTTGGGTTCGATCACCCCCGCGTCGCTCTCCACACGGAGCGAAGCGTCGCCGCTGACCCAGCCGGTGATGACCAGCAGGTCACGGTCGCGGAACAGGCGGTCGAGACCCGCCCCGTCCGTCGGATGCTGGGCCTTGCCATCGAAGAGGGGCGACCAGATGGGACCTGTCTCAACGGCGGCGGAAGGGGGGGCAGCAGGCATGGGGTGGTCCGGGGGCGGACCCTGGTCGACCGGCGGCGCGTCCGCCTCGATTCGCGCCGCAGGAATCGCCCCAGCCGAAGCAACCTTGCCGCGCTGCAGCAGACTTGCGAGCCAGCCCATCACCCTTGCTCCGCCCTGCTTCACCGCAACCGCCGCACGCTCAGGTTTGGGTGCCGAAAAGTTCAATTAACGTTCGGCTAGGGCGGTGTCAAATTCCTGCGGCGGTGCAGCACGGCGGTAGGTTGCTACATCGTTCTCGGTGTCCGGCGGAGCGATCAAGCGCCTATAAATAGGCCGGTTGGAACGTTTTCCCCTATCGAAGGGTAAGGCTATTGCATATCATGTAAGTACTGTTGACGTATTTGCTCGGCTGCGTTTCTGCGATCCTCGCGGACGGAGAAGATTGCGAGGCTGTCAACGCGCTCACGCAGGGTCAGAAACTCCTCGATCGGCCGGTACTGCGGGCGATCAAAATAGTCATGTATCATAATAGTTGTGTCGCTACCGTGCGAAAGCGCACAATCCGCCGCGACGGCAACGCGAAAGCGGCCGTCAATCAAGATCAGGTCGGCGCTCTTCTGTTTCGACGGCCAACCCACGTAATTTTCAATCAGGCGATCTGCCGGCATTTCAATCGGGAAACCCCACGGACCCGTCGGTCCCACATGAACATGCCTCAGATGCAGCCGGCCAGTGTCGATATAAGACCGCAGCGAGAAGCGATCGATGAGATCGCTGCAGAAAGTGAGATCGGTCTCGATCGACGTGACGGTCTGTACGCCCATCCGGCAGGCAAGAACGGTCGAACCCCCGGCTCCGAATTCAAGATAGTCGTTGGAGAGGGATAGACGCGCCTTAAGCGCCTCGATCTCGGCCGGCGAGCCCTCGATATGCTCCTGAGGCCGGAAGTGAATCGCGTCGATCTGCGTCAAACGCTTGACGGGATGCACAAACGCTGCGCGTGGAGGCGCACTGAAGGACTGCGGAACCACATTGAACTCTTCGATCAAAGTGAACTTCCGCCCCGAATTGCCGAGGTCGATGAGCTTCAGTCCCGCCTGCCGCGCGAGGGTCGGCATCAACGCCTCGTAGTGGCCCGACCAGCCCTCGCGCAATCGAGCCGCATAGAAGTCTGCAAATTGGCGCGGAAAGAAGATGAGGGGAAGGAACGCCGCCTGCTTTTCGTCGTCCGGCACGGTAAAGGAGCCGGTTGTCAGCGTCGGCCAGTAGACCCATGCGGCGTCCTGAGGCTGGGAACGCAGATAGCTGGCGCCAAAGGCCCCTGATGTGGCCAATTTACAGAATTCGCGCACTCGGTGCTGCGCAATGTCGGTTGGCCAAACATCGAATTCGAGGCGGATGAAATGGCTATACTGCTCCAGACGGGACACGGCGGCGAGGAGCTTTAGGTCGCAATTTCCTGGAACGACGAAATCGCCCTTGCTGTGCGCGATGCCATCGAAAATATCTGAGCGCGACAGGATCAACGCACCGGGCAGATCGGGAGCCGTCGACTGCGTTGCGTCGAGGATCGGAACGACATCGGCAAAGCCCGAAAAAACTTCGGCGACCCGCTCCAAATTGGCTACCAGGAACTCGGGGTCAACCTGTGGGTGCGCGTCAAAAAGCACGCAAAGCCGCGCATCACCGCTCATCCTGCCCCCCTTGATGTTTCTCGCCACGCTTTATGAATGAGCGTTGCCGGCTATGCAACCTTACGGAAGGTGGCGCTTGTGCCGCCCCCCAACTTTCTGTACGGCAGCAGACGTGATCAGCACCGCGCCAACGATCGGACGAAGGTCTCGATCTCGGGAACATCGAGCGCAACTTTACGCAGCATCGGGGCGCCGCGCGCATCCAGCGAACTTATCTCATCAATGGATTGGAAAACATAAGGACGGGGATCGCGAGACCAGTCGGTGTGTACAAATGTCCGGCTTTCGGCGAGACTTCCGAGCACTGTGTGGATGTATTGTTCTTCGGGAATTGCTGAAAATTCAAAACTTTCGCGAACATGGTCGTTCGCATGGTAGTGCAACAGGAACTTGTCGATCTGCGCCCGCGACAGACACCACCATGTGCCACCGCCGAACATCAGCTCGATGTTCGCCTTTCCTCTCTGTTGCAACGCTTCGAGACGCTTTAGGCTGGCGAGCTCATGCGTCGTCCATCTCCGATCCAGCGGGGGGACGTGCCGAGGGTTGGTGGCTAGCGAATCGAAGAAATAAAAGCCCCGATATCTCGCGATCCATTCCTCATTTGTGGAACGATAGGTCTGTATCCATTCTGTCGGTTCCGACATGCACCTCAAGAACTCGGAGCGTCCGACCAGTGGGATGGTATCTTCGGTGATGAAGGCAATGCGGTCGTAGTTCTTTGCCCGCAGGGCCTGCTCGATCGTGGTCACGCAGGCGCGGATCGTATTGAATCCTCCCCAGAAGATGGGGAAACGGCGCTCAGCGAGGCGGATGTTCGCGTGGGTGGCCGCAGCATGGCTGTAAGGCGAAATATCTGATTTTGCATCAATGTGAATGTAGAAATCTGCCCAATCAGCAAAATAATCGGCGAGGAGTGCGGCTCCGGTCGCGCTTTTTAAATATCCAAGGCAAATAATTGCGATTTCCATTGTTCTTATCTCGCATCTATATTTTCTACGTGAATTTTCTAGTCACCGAGACCATAAACATTCCAAGCAATAGAATTGCAAGAATGCTCGCATTCAAGATGTTGTGGTCGAGGAATGAGCTCGAATATTCTGCGTAGTAAGCTACTCTGAGGGCGTCAACGATCTGGCACAAAGGATTCCAAATTAATACGTTGCGGAGCTTGTCTGGCAGTGAGTCAGGAAGAAAGAAGATTCCCGACACCGCCCACAGCAGAGGGCCGATTATGTTGCCAAGAAGAAATCCGATCGGGGCAAAGACGCCGAATGTGCCGAAGACCAGCCCGGTTGCGACACCTAAAAGCCAGGACTGCACCAGCGCAAGCAGGAAGCCCTGATAATCTGCGATGACCAAGTCATGCCCAAGAAGCGCGAGCGTTCCGACGACGATGGCCACCACCAGGGTGCTGGTGACGATTTCCACCACAATGCGAGCGGCGAACAGGTCGAATATGTCCACGCCCGGAAAATAGAGCAGGGGGCGGTTTTGAACGATCGTCATCATGATCTGGCGGTGGCCGTACAGCCAGATGATGAAGGGCAACACTCCCGTCATCAGGAATACGGCGGTATCCGATCCGATGGGCGTCGGCCGCCCGACGAGCATCGTAATTGCGATCGCGATCGTCAAATGCCCCAGCGGCATGATCAGCCCCAGCAGGAAGCCGAAATAGCCGGTGCCGAAGCGCGTCTGCAGGTCGCGCATGATGACGGCACCGACCACGCGGGCGTGCATGCCGGAGGCGGCGGCCCAGGTTTCGGTCGCGTGGCGCGTCGGGGCGTGATGGGTCGGCGCGTGGCGGGGGCGCTGCATCGTCAGGCCTCCATCTGCTGGCGGTGGACCTCGATGGCGTCGTTGATGTCCTCGAACACCATCAGCCGTCCCTTCTGCAGCACCATCCCGGCCGAGCAGTATTCCTTGATGGTGCCGGTGGAGTGCGACGCCATGATGAGCCCGGCCCGCGCCCGCCGCTCGGCGAAGGCGCGCGCGCATTTGAGCTGGAAGCGCGAGTCGCCCACGGCGGTGATCTCGTCCACCAGGTAGAAATCGAACTCGATGGCCATGGAGACGGCGAAGGCGAGGCGCGAGGTCATGCCCGAGGAATAGGTCTTCACCGGCATGTCGAGATCGCGCCCGAGCTCGGAGAAATCCTCCACGAACTCCGTCACCTCCGCGATGTCGGCGTCGTAGACGCGGGCGAGGAAGCGGATGTTCTCCCGCCCGGTCATCATCGGGTGGAAGCCGCCCGCGAACCCCAGCGGCCAGGAGATGCGCACGGAGCGATAGATGCGGCCCGAGCTCGGCGCCTCGGTGCCGGCGATGAGCTTGAGGAAGGTGGACTTGCCCGCCCCGTTCTGGCCGAGCAGCCCGTAGCTGGCGCGGGTGTCGAGGTTCACCGACACGTCGGAGAGCACCACCTTGCGCTTCAGGTGCGTCCAGTAGGTCTTGGTGAGGTGGTCGGTGACGATCATGCCCGCCTCACGACTTGATATGCCGCATCAGCTCGAAGGCCGACACCAGCAGCAGCCACAAAAGCCCGAACAGCAGCGCCGCCGCCATCGGCATCCAGAAGCGGTTCGGCCAGTCGTGCTCCTGCGCCAGCACCGGCTTCACGAAGGTGGCAAGATACATGCCCTGCCGCTCCGCCGCGACCCGCGCCTGCTCCAGCGCCGCCGCGGCGGCGGTGTACTGGCGCTCGGCGATCTGGCGTTCGAGGTCGAGGGTGTCGTAGCGCGTCATCACCGCGGAGAGGGTGTCCTTGTCCGAGCCTGGGCCGGTGGTGAGGCGGGCCTTGAGCAGCGCGATGTTCTCGCGCACCGCCTGCCGCCGCGCCTCCAGCAGCATGAATTGCGGCGCCCCCGGGCTGAGCGTGCGCCGGGCGGTGGCGATCTCCTGGTCGATGAGCACCTGGTCGCTCTCGAGGTCCGCGATCAGCTTGCCGATGCCCTCGTTGGTGCGGGCGGGATCGATCACGCCCACCTCGTTGCGCAGGTCGCGCACGGCGGAGCGGGCCTTGCGCAGCCGCGCCTCCGCGCGCTCCAGCTCCTTCTCCGCCTGGGAGATGGCATCGGTGCGGGTGCGCTCGCCGAGCTTGTTCACCATGTCCTCGGAGAGCGAGACCATGGCCTGCGCGATCTTGAGCGAATCCTGCGGCGAGAAGGCCCACACCTTCACCGTGATGATGCCGGATGGCGACTCGATGGCGGTGTCGATCTGGCTGCGCCAGGCCCGCTCCAGCCGCTCGATGGGGCGATCGGGGTTGAAGCGGGAGAACCAGTCGATGCCGGGGCGGGAATAGAGCTGGCGCAGGTTGACCCGCTCCTCCAGCGCCTCCACCACGGCGAGGCTCTTCACGTAATTGGCGATGATGAGGCTGTCCTGCACCTCGGCAAGGCCGCCCAGGCTGGCGGCGCCGGAGAGCGACTCGAGGCCGGCATGCTCGGATGCGCGCACGGCGAACCGTGCCTCGGAGAGGTACTGGCTCGATGCGAAGAAGACGAAATAGAGCGTGGCGAGGAGGGTCGGAATCGCCGCCACCACGATGAAGCTCGCCATCAGCGGCAGGCGGAACTCTGCGATGGCGCGCACTTCCGCGCCCCAGAACGCCGCGGCCGAGGGCCGCACCACGGAGCGCTGCAGGCGCGCCTCGCGGGCCTGTCGCCTGAGCTCCTCGCGCAGCCGCGAATTGCGGCGCACGAGAAGGTCTGGCGATCGGCCCTGTGCAGGCAGCCGGACGCGCGATGCGACCTCCTGGTTCACTCCTCGACCCTCCCGGAGCGCCCCATATTGCCCCAGTTCTCCAGCCTGTGCGCGACCGCAACCGGCGCGCGTGCCGGGACACGCCGCTACTAGCAGCCGGCGGGCTTGTGTGTCTATCCTCGCCGCCCGTCGGCCAGACCATGGCCCGAAATGACCCAACAAAAGGTTCGCGTTGCAGATGTCTCGTCCGTTCGTCGCCGGTCCGCCCCCAGCCGATCCCGTGCCGGACGGGGATGACGCCCTTGCCGCCCGCCTCGACCGGATCGAGAGCAGCCTTGCCAACCTCGCGGCGGGGCAGGAGGAGATCGTCCGCCGGCTGGAGGCGCTTCAGGACCATGCCAATCTCGTCGGCTACAAGGTGGAGCAGATCGCCGCCGGGCAACCGTCGCGCACCTTCCACCTCAATCTGCCGCTGCCGCTGGAGCGGCTGCGCGAGCTCATCGTGGCGCCCGGCCCGTCCGTCGGCGCGCTCGCCGAGATGTGGCGCGCCGCCGGCCGCACCGCCATGGTGCCGGAACGCGATGGCGCCGGCCTGCTGAAGGCGCGCGCGCAGCCGGTGCGTCGCGCCCGCACCTTCGGTCGCGATTTCGCTGGCCTCGTGTTCGGGCGCAAGGGCGTGGTCTACCGCGTGCGGCCGCACCATCCGCCGGTGCCGGCGCGCCCGCGCATGCTCCACATCATCCCCAACGTGTTCGTGGGGGGCTCCACGCAGTTGGTGGTGGACCTCATGGAGCGCCTCGGCCACCGCTACGAGATGCAGGTGCTGACCGCCGCCTTGCCGCCTCAGGGCCGGCACGAGGGCATGGTGATCCACCACCTGCCCCTTGGCAGCCCTGTCAGCGCCTTTGCCCATGTTCTGGCGCAGGTGGCGCCGGACATCGTGCATATCCACTATTGGGGCGACAGCGACCGGCCCTGGTATGAGGCGGCGCTCGAAGCGGCGCGGCCGACCCCGGCCGTGCTGGTGGAGAACGTCAACACGCCGGTGGAGCCGCTGCGCGATGCGCGGATCTCCTCCTATGTCTTCGTCTCGGACTATATCCGCGCCGCCTTCGCGCCGGACATCGTCAACGGCCGCGTGGTCCATCCCGGCATCGACCTCGACGCCTTCACGCCCGGCCCCTGGATCGGCGACGCGGCGGACAGCATCGGCATGGTCTACCGGCTCCATCCGGACAAGCTCGGCGAGACTTCCATCGACCCGCTGATCGCGGTTGCGCGGCGCCGGCCCAAGACACGGATCATCGTGGTGGGCGACGGCGAGCTTCTGCCCGTGTTCCACGCCAAGGCTGTTGCGGCCGGCGTCCTCCACAACTTCGAGTTCACCGGCACCGTGCCCTATGCGGACCTGCCCACGCTCTATCGCCGCTTCCGGCTATTCGTGGCGCCGGTGGTGCGGGAGAGCTTCGGGCAGGTGACGCCCTTCGCGATGGCCATGGGGCAGGCGGTGGCCGGCTTCAAGGTCGGTGCCTTGCCGGAAATCCTCGGGACGTCGGAGACGCTGGCCGAGGAGTCCGAAGGGCTCGCGGGCATCATCTGCGACCTCCTGGACGACCCCGCGAAGCTCGATGCCGTTGGCGCCCACAATCGCGAACGGGCGCGGATGTTCGGCCTCGGCGCCATGATCGCGGCCTATGCCGAGGTTTATGCACAGGCACTCGGCCGACCCACAGACCTCATGCCTGGCTTCCCTCGGGCCAGCCTGTTCGCTGAAGTTTAACCAACATTGCTGCATATTGCGGTGCGATACGGACTGGCGGGTCCGGATCGTTCGCGCTAGGGTAGCAGCTTAGGCGGTAGGCAGGTCCTAACGGAAGGTGCCGGGGGGACTTGATCTTGGCCGTTTCTGTAAACTTCACACGGTGGAGGGTGCGGGGAGGCAGGGCCTCGCGCCGGCGGGGCATGACATCACTGGTTGTGGGGGGCGCAGGAGTCATCGGGCGTCGTCTGTGTCAAAGGCTTGCGGAAAGTTCGGTCGGCACCATCGCCACCACCCGCCGGCTCGATCATGCCCCCTTCCATCGTGGCGTACGCTGGCGCGCCCTCGATCTTGCGACCTTCACCGGCTGGGATGACCTGCTCGACGGCGTCAGCACCGTCTATCACCTCGCCTGGTCCACCATCCCCTCCAGCGCCGGTCTCGATCCCGCCCGCGACATTCTGGAAAATGTGGTGGGCAGCGTGCGCCTGCTGGAAGCCGCGCGCCGCTATCCCGGCATCCGCATCGTCTTCGCGTCCTCCGGCGGCGCGGTCTATGGCGCACCGGAACAGCTGCCCGTCGCGGAGCATCACACGGCCAAGCCGCTCAGCGCCTACGGCATCTCGAAGCTCATGGTGGAGCATTATCTCGAGAAGTTCCGCCGCCTGCACGGGGTGGACGGCATCGCGCTGCGCATCGGCAATTGCTACGGCGCGGGGCAGACCGAGCTGGGCGGTCTCGGCGCCGTCACCCTCTTCACCCGCGCTGCCCTGCGCGGCGACCCGGTGAAGCTGTTCGGCAACGGCTCCACCGTGCGCGACTATGTGCATGTGGACGACGTGGTGAGCGCGCTGCTCGCCGCCGGACGGATGCACAATGTGCCCGGCCCTGTGAACATCGCCTCCGGCACCGGCCATTCCCTGTCTGAGCTGATCGCCAAGGTCGAGGCAGCGGTCGGGCGGCGCATCATCATCGAGCCCATCGCGGCCCGTCCCTTCGACGTCCCCGCCTCTGTCCTCGACATCCGCCGCGCCGGCGAGCGGCTTGGCTGGGCCCCCGTCATCGATCTCGATCTCGGCATCGAGATGCTCGTCAACGAGCTGAGGACCGAAGCAGACGTTCAATGCGGGTCGCCCTTTACGTCCATTGCTACTTCCCCGACCATTTCTACGGCACCGAAAGCTATACTCGCACCGTAGCGCGGGAGCTGAAGGCGCTCGGGCACGAGCCGGTGGTGGTCACGGCCACCTTTCCGGGCGAGCCGGCCCAGGGCGCACTGGTGGAGCGCGACAGCTTCGACGACATCCCGGTCATCCGCATCGACCGCAACGTCCATCCCAATGCCGCCGTTCGCGACACCTTCCACCTGCCGGCCCTGCGCTTCATCCACGAGCGCATCCTGCGGGACATCCGGCCGGACATCGTGCATGTGTGCCATCTCATCAACCACACCACGGCGCTGCTGGAGGTGACGGGGCGGCTCGGCCTGCCCACGGTCGCCACCTTCACAGACTTCTTCGGCTTCTGCTTCAACAACAAGCTGGATGCCGCCGACGGCAGCCTGTGCTCCGGGCCGGATGCCGACCGCGCCAATTGCGTCGCCTGCGCCTTCTTCCCCAGCGGCAAGGACAAGGGGGCCGTGCAGGGGCTGCTGCGCGCCGTGGTGCCGCCGGTGGTGGCGCGCGCGCCGCGCCTTGCGCCGGCCGACTGGCGCGGCACCATCGCCGCCCTCAAGGAGCGGCCGGGGCACCTCGCCGCCGCCTATGCCGGCTACGCCGGCGCTCTGACGCCCACCCGCTTCATGCTGGAGAGCTATCGCCGCTCGGACATCCGCGTGCCGCTGGACCTGTGCCGCTTCGGCATCGACATCGACCGCGCCCCCAAGCCCGAACGATCCGCCGGGCCGCTGCGCCTCGGCTTCATCGGCCAGCTCGCACCGCACAAGGGACTCCATCTCCTCCTCGACGCCATGACGTCGGCGCCGGCCGCCTTCAGCCTCGACATCTATGGCGACGAGCGGATGGACCCGGCCTATGCCGCAGAGGTCCGCGCGGCCTCGGCCGGGCTTCAGGTGGCGTTCCGCGGCACCTTCCCGGTGGAGCGGATGGCCGCGGTGCTGGCGGAGATCGACGTGCTCGTCATCCCCTCCGTGTGGGTGGAGAACAGCCCGCTGATCCTGCTCCAGGCCCTCGCCACCCACACGCCGGTGCTGGTCTCCGACGTGGAGGGGATGAGCGAGTTCGTGGAAAATGGCGTCAACGGCTTCACGTTCACAAAAGGCTCGGTGAAGGCGCTGTATGGCAGGCTGGAAGCCTTCGCGCGGGATCCGGGCCTTGCCCGCACCCTGTCCGCCGGCACGCGATACGATCGCACCTCGCGCCATATGGTGGAGGATGTGGTCGCCTTCTATGATCGCGCCCGCCAAGGCAGGGCGTCGGCCTGAGGGCGTCGGGGTACTGAGCGGGGAGACGGAAGAGGCGTGATGAGCATCGAGGCGGAGACGATGGCGGGTTCGCAGAGCGACGGCACGACAGCGGGTGAGCGGGCGGACGACGGGGCGGGGGCGCGCGCCCAGGCCGCGGCGCCGGGCAGCGTCGCGCCGGGCATCGCCGGGGATTTTGACGCCTGGCTCGCGCTCAACCGCGCCGAGGATGCGCCCGAAGGCGCCATCGCGCCGTTCCCGCCC
The nucleotide sequence above comes from Xanthobacter flavus. Encoded proteins:
- a CDS encoding glycosyltransferase family 2 protein — its product is MGWLASLLQRGKVASAGAIPAARIEADAPPVDQGPPPDHPMPAAPPSAAVETGPIWSPLFDGKAQHPTDGAGLDRLFRDRDLLVITGWVSGDASLRVESDAGVIEPKLRVQVARPDVSAAYGFPARVDGLLLAYRLPAGHSARVVASAGKHNRCGEITAFPADGCERDLGRIVAEYAVARAPLVDVVYDLPKHLAAVVRSAIPSTEPGAPQGHMEILKSVPGAGGLCVGWTLGEGPFFLIDENGLCQPLEAPERWNRPDIFNAFAADYGAACADAGFLQALPAGFGCRARLIARHGDTLVLAHERDVEPAPRDAVGYARWAFSFPVPPERMAARFSRHDGAVLKTLINRIEHPKNTWVERAGIVPAQPEVSIVVPLYGRYDFVDHQLLEFAEDPFIRKRCEVIYVVDDPTIRAPVFANLDTWWQLYGVPLTLVWGGRNRGFSGASNLGLSQAQGRQVLFLNSDVIPTRSGWLEDLSRRLDDHSDYGLLGTRLLFPSGGVQHDGMVFEYNGKYGVWLNQHPGKGLPPLSATAGQIVPWPAATGACLLGDRAEVAALGGFSEDYLIGDFEDSDLCLKMQAAGRSVGVCPDIALTHLERQSFGLQGSGDFRMRVMLFNAWLHQERWRPAIERHSVTDAGAAA
- a CDS encoding beta-1,6-N-acetylglucosaminyltransferase; the encoded protein is MEIAIICLGYLKSATGAALLADYFADWADFYIHIDAKSDISPYSHAAATHANIRLAERRFPIFWGGFNTIRACVTTIEQALRAKNYDRIAFITEDTIPLVGRSEFLRCMSEPTEWIQTYRSTNEEWIARYRGFYFFDSLATNPRHVPPLDRRWTTHELASLKRLEALQQRGKANIELMFGGGTWWCLSRAQIDKFLLHYHANDHVRESFEFSAIPEEQYIHTVLGSLAESRTFVHTDWSRDPRPYVFQSIDEISSLDARGAPMLRKVALDVPEIETFVRSLARC
- a CDS encoding ABC transporter permease, giving the protein MQRPRHAPTHHAPTRHATETWAAASGMHARVVGAVIMRDLQTRFGTGYFGFLLGLIMPLGHLTIAIAITMLVGRPTPIGSDTAVFLMTGVLPFIIWLYGHRQIMMTIVQNRPLLYFPGVDIFDLFAARIVVEIVTSTLVVAIVVGTLALLGHDLVIADYQGFLLALVQSWLLGVATGLVFGTFGVFAPIGFLLGNIIGPLLWAVSGIFFLPDSLPDKLRNVLIWNPLCQIVDALRVAYYAEYSSSFLDHNILNASILAILLLGMFMVSVTRKFT
- a CDS encoding ABC transporter ATP-binding protein, translating into MIVTDHLTKTYWTHLKRKVVLSDVSVNLDTRASYGLLGQNGAGKSTFLKLIAGTEAPSSGRIYRSVRISWPLGFAGGFHPMMTGRENIRFLARVYDADIAEVTEFVEDFSELGRDLDMPVKTYSSGMTSRLAFAVSMAIEFDFYLVDEITAVGDSRFQLKCARAFAERRARAGLIMASHSTGTIKEYCSAGMVLQKGRLMVFEDINDAIEVHRQQMEA
- a CDS encoding glycosyltransferase family 4 protein; this encodes MSRPFVAGPPPADPVPDGDDALAARLDRIESSLANLAAGQEEIVRRLEALQDHANLVGYKVEQIAAGQPSRTFHLNLPLPLERLRELIVAPGPSVGALAEMWRAAGRTAMVPERDGAGLLKARAQPVRRARTFGRDFAGLVFGRKGVVYRVRPHHPPVPARPRMLHIIPNVFVGGSTQLVVDLMERLGHRYEMQVLTAALPPQGRHEGMVIHHLPLGSPVSAFAHVLAQVAPDIVHIHYWGDSDRPWYEAALEAARPTPAVLVENVNTPVEPLRDARISSYVFVSDYIRAAFAPDIVNGRVVHPGIDLDAFTPGPWIGDAADSIGMVYRLHPDKLGETSIDPLIAVARRRPKTRIIVVGDGELLPVFHAKAVAAGVLHNFEFTGTVPYADLPTLYRRFRLFVAPVVRESFGQVTPFAMAMGQAVAGFKVGALPEILGTSETLAEESEGLAGIICDLLDDPAKLDAVGAHNRERARMFGLGAMIAAYAEVYAQALGRPTDLMPGFPRASLFAEV
- a CDS encoding NAD-dependent epimerase/dehydratase family protein, producing MTSLVVGGAGVIGRRLCQRLAESSVGTIATTRRLDHAPFHRGVRWRALDLATFTGWDDLLDGVSTVYHLAWSTIPSSAGLDPARDILENVVGSVRLLEAARRYPGIRIVFASSGGAVYGAPEQLPVAEHHTAKPLSAYGISKLMVEHYLEKFRRLHGVDGIALRIGNCYGAGQTELGGLGAVTLFTRAALRGDPVKLFGNGSTVRDYVHVDDVVSALLAAGRMHNVPGPVNIASGTGHSLSELIAKVEAAVGRRIIIEPIAARPFDVPASVLDIRRAGERLGWAPVIDLDLGIEMLVNELRTEADVQCGSPFTSIATSPTISTAPKAILAP
- a CDS encoding glycosyltransferase family 4 protein; the protein is MRVALYVHCYFPDHFYGTESYTRTVARELKALGHEPVVVTATFPGEPAQGALVERDSFDDIPVIRIDRNVHPNAAVRDTFHLPALRFIHERILRDIRPDIVHVCHLINHTTALLEVTGRLGLPTVATFTDFFGFCFNNKLDAADGSLCSGPDADRANCVACAFFPSGKDKGAVQGLLRAVVPPVVARAPRLAPADWRGTIAALKERPGHLAAAYAGYAGALTPTRFMLESYRRSDIRVPLDLCRFGIDIDRAPKPERSAGPLRLGFIGQLAPHKGLHLLLDAMTSAPAAFSLDIYGDERMDPAYAAEVRAASAGLQVAFRGTFPVERMAAVLAEIDVLVIPSVWVENSPLILLQALATHTPVLVSDVEGMSEFVENGVNGFTFTKGSVKALYGRLEAFARDPGLARTLSAGTRYDRTSRHMVEDVVAFYDRARQGRASA